Within Streptomyces sp. WMMC940, the genomic segment AGCCGTTCAGGGCCACCACGAACGGCAGGCCGCTGTTCTCGAAGTAGTCGACCGCGGGGAAGCAGTCGGCGAGTCTGCGGGTGTCGACGAGGACGACGGCGCCGATGGCGCCGCGGACGAGGTCGTCCCACATGAACCAGAAGCGGTCCTGTCCGGGGGTGCCGAACAGGTAGAGGATCAGGTCCTGGTCGAGGGTGATGCGGCCGAAGTCCATGGCCACCGTGGTGGTGGTCTTGTCGCCGGTGTGCGTGAGGTCGTCGATGCCGGCCGACGCGGACGTCATGACGGCCTCGGTACGCAGCGGGTTGATCTCCGAGACGGCGCCGACGAACGTGGTCTTGCCCACGCCGAAGCCGCCCGCCACCACGATCTTCGCGCTGGTGGTTGAGCGGGCTGCACCGCCGCTAGAGCTTGCGAAGTCCACTGAGCACCCTTTCGAGCAGTGTCACGTCTGGCTGGCCGCCGGCGGACTCGTCGCCGCCGGGCTGGTGGATGGCGACGAGTCCGGCCTCGGCCAGGTCGGCTACGAGGATCCGGGCGACGCCGAGGGGGATGGAGAGAAGTGCCGAGATCTCGGCCACCGACTTGATCTCGAGGCACAGTCGGCAGATCCGCTGGTGCTCGGGCAACTGCCCTTGCAGCCGCGCGGGATCGGCCGTGGTGCTGACCAGCGCCTCGATGGCGAGCTGGTAGCGGGGCCGGGTCCGGCCGCCGGTCATCGCGTAAGGACGCACCAACGGATTGTTGGTGCCCGACGCCTGCGACGGCTCAGGTGCCCGGCGGGGAGCCACCGGCTGGCTCCGGGGGCCCTGCGGCTGGTGGTACGACGGGTCGTACGGCTGCTGCGGCCGCTGGTAGGGCTGGGGACCGCCGCCTCTGCTCGGTGAAGAGGGGAAGTTGAAGCGGTTCTGAGCGTGCTCACCCGGAGACTGCTGAGCCCCGTCGTATGGGTGTC encodes:
- a CDS encoding GTP-binding protein, translating into MDFASSSGGAARSTTSAKIVVAGGFGVGKTTFVGAVSEINPLRTEAVMTSASAGIDDLTHTGDKTTTTVAMDFGRITLDQDLILYLFGTPGQDRFWFMWDDLVRGAIGAVVLVDTRRLADCFPAVDYFENSGLPFVVALNGFEGHQPYTPDEVREALQIGPDAPIITTDARHRADAKSALITLVEHALMARLR
- a CDS encoding DUF742 domain-containing protein — its product is MATPPGGHPYDGAQQSPGEHAQNRFNFPSSPSRGGGPQPYQRPQQPYDPSYHQPQGPRSQPVAPRRAPEPSQASGTNNPLVRPYAMTGGRTRPRYQLAIEALVSTTADPARLQGQLPEHQRICRLCLEIKSVAEISALLSIPLGVARILVADLAEAGLVAIHQPGGDESAGGQPDVTLLERVLSGLRKL